In Neisseria dentiae, one DNA window encodes the following:
- a CDS encoding rod shape-determining protein — translation MFRFLTRYFSNDLAIDLGTANTLIYIRNKGIVLDEPSVVAMQNDAAHGKSAILAVGTEAKKMLGRTPGSIQAIRPMKDGVIADFNVTEKMLKQFIKKVNNSRFAAAPRIVICVPCGSTQVERKAIRDSALAAGASSVNLIEEPMAAAIGAGLPIEEPTGCMVVDIGGGTTEVGVISLSGVVYSHSIRVGGDAFDESIINYVRRNYGMLIGEATAEEIKTKIGSAFPGMEVNEIEVKGRNLAEGIPRAFTISSNEVLEALTEPLNQIVQSVKNALEQTPPELGADIAERGLVLTGGGALLKGLDRLLAEETGLPVMIAEDPLTCVARGSGKALDMIGKLNSIFVVNP, via the coding sequence ATGTTTCGCTTTCTCACCCGCTATTTCTCCAACGATCTGGCTATTGATTTGGGCACGGCCAACACTTTGATTTATATCCGAAACAAGGGAATCGTGCTGGACGAGCCTTCGGTGGTGGCCATGCAGAACGATGCCGCGCACGGCAAAAGCGCGATTTTGGCCGTGGGCACCGAAGCCAAGAAAATGCTGGGGCGCACGCCGGGCAGCATCCAAGCGATACGCCCGATGAAAGACGGGGTGATTGCCGATTTCAACGTTACCGAAAAAATGCTCAAGCAGTTTATCAAAAAGGTGAACAACAGCCGCTTCGCCGCCGCACCGCGCATCGTGATTTGCGTGCCCTGCGGTTCGACACAGGTGGAGCGCAAAGCCATCCGAGATTCGGCCTTGGCGGCGGGCGCATCGAGCGTGAACCTGATTGAAGAGCCGATGGCGGCGGCCATCGGCGCGGGCCTGCCGATTGAAGAGCCTACCGGCTGCATGGTGGTGGATATCGGCGGCGGCACCACCGAAGTGGGCGTGATTTCGCTTTCCGGCGTGGTGTATTCGCACTCTATCCGTGTGGGCGGCGATGCGTTTGACGAGAGCATCATCAATTATGTGCGCCGCAACTACGGTATGTTGATCGGCGAGGCTACCGCCGAAGAAATCAAAACCAAAATCGGCTCCGCCTTCCCCGGCATGGAGGTGAACGAAATCGAAGTGAAAGGCCGCAACTTGGCCGAAGGCATCCCGCGCGCGTTTACCATCAGCTCAAACGAAGTGCTGGAAGCTTTAACCGAGCCGCTCAACCAAATCGTGCAATCGGTGAAAAATGCTTTGGAACAAACGCCGCCCGAGCTGGGGGCCGATATCGCCGAGCGCGGGCTGGTGCTCACCGGCGGCGGTGCGCTGCTCAAAGGGCTGGACCGTCTGCTGGCCGAAGAAACCGGCCTGCCGGTGATGATTGCCGAAGACCCGCTCACCTGCGTGGCGCGCGGTTCGGGCAAGGCTTTGGATATGATCGGCAAACTGAATTCGATTTTTGTGGTCAATCCCTAA
- the mreC gene encoding rod shape-determining protein MreC translates to MSEPSLNFAKKGVRPASKLIVLAIASVALMLLDNRYAAVQHAKGYAATALYPLQWLANQPVNLYRYVSGFMQSQAELVADNKRLNEENGRLKLLAARSELQARELAEMKKLYGLQQSGIRITGGAEVISNSKDPLSDKLIVNKGSRSGLKEGDAVIDQNGLIGQITQVQPLSAELTLLTNSKTIVPVMVARTGVRSLLYGSGGAVSLRYFPADADLRPGDFLLTSGLDSVYPEGIPVAKVEQVSRAAGTPYYRVGLKPLSGFRSSKYVLVLPQQQPPALNPGHD, encoded by the coding sequence ATGTCCGAACCTTCATTAAACTTTGCCAAAAAAGGCGTCAGACCCGCAAGCAAGCTGATCGTGCTGGCGATTGCCAGCGTGGCGCTGATGCTGCTCGACAACCGCTATGCCGCCGTGCAGCACGCCAAAGGCTATGCGGCTACGGCGCTTTACCCGCTGCAATGGCTGGCCAACCAGCCGGTAAACCTTTACCGTTATGTGAGCGGGTTTATGCAGTCGCAGGCGGAGCTGGTGGCCGACAACAAACGCCTGAACGAAGAAAACGGCCGTCTGAAACTGCTGGCCGCCCGTTCCGAGCTGCAAGCGCGCGAACTGGCCGAAATGAAGAAACTCTACGGCCTGCAACAAAGCGGCATCCGCATCACCGGCGGCGCAGAAGTGATTTCAAACAGCAAAGACCCGCTATCCGACAAATTAATCGTTAACAAAGGCAGCCGCAGCGGCTTGAAAGAAGGCGACGCGGTTATCGACCAAAACGGTTTAATCGGCCAGATTACACAGGTGCAGCCTTTGAGCGCCGAGTTAACGCTGCTGACCAACAGCAAAACCATCGTGCCCGTGATGGTGGCGCGCACGGGCGTGCGCAGCCTGCTTTACGGCAGCGGCGGTGCAGTCAGCCTGCGCTATTTTCCCGCCGATGCCGATTTGCGCCCCGGCGACTTTCTGCTCACCTCCGGCCTCGACAGCGTTTATCCCGAAGGCATTCCCGTGGCCAAAGTGGAACAGGTTTCCCGCGCAGCGGGCACACCTTATTACCGCGTCGGCCTGAAACCGCTTTCGGGGTTCAGAAGCAGCAAATATGTGTTGGTGCTGCCGCAACAACAGCCCCCTGCCCTTAATCCCGGCCATGACTGA
- the mreD gene encoding rod shape-determining protein MreD: MTDFEEFHNRVPKRIIVSGFVLAMLLDFMPFPFETFFWLPEFTALVLLYWALYKPQSVGVGTAFAVGLLADVGTAAPLGQHALSYMVMVFLVQQRQRQIMVHSHGIQAIAVLGALLCNQAVMALVRLMHDHRFADWQGFAAPFVGALLWPLLSKIMLGLLNSRRLR; the protein is encoded by the coding sequence ATGACTGATTTCGAAGAGTTCCACAACCGCGTGCCCAAACGCATTATCGTATCCGGCTTCGTGCTTGCCATGTTGCTGGATTTTATGCCGTTTCCGTTTGAAACATTTTTCTGGCTGCCCGAGTTTACCGCGCTGGTGCTGCTTTATTGGGCTTTATACAAACCCCAATCGGTTGGTGTGGGCACGGCGTTTGCCGTGGGGCTGCTGGCCGATGTCGGCACCGCTGCGCCGCTCGGCCAGCATGCTTTGTCATATATGGTGATGGTGTTTTTGGTGCAGCAGCGGCAACGGCAGATTATGGTACACAGCCACGGCATACAGGCAATAGCGGTGTTGGGCGCCCTGCTCTGCAATCAGGCGGTGATGGCCTTGGTGCGCCTGATGCACGATCACCGCTTTGCCGACTGGCAGGGCTTTGCCGCACCGTTCGTCGGTGCGCTGCTGTGGCCTTTGTTGAGCAAAATCATGCTCGGTCTGCTTAATTCCCGCCGTTTACGCTGA
- the mrdA gene encoding penicillin-binding protein 2, with the protein MDNNLYQYTGHDHDVASRQRDFVLRLALAFALMVVLFAVLLGRFVYLQVFKHHEYVAQANTNRISLVPTPPIRGEIVDANGVVLASNYPAYSLEIVPGEIEGKIDETIEALRAYVDITAGDLKRFKKFRAEYRSFENIPLKLKLQPDEAARLSAQLYRFKGVEINARTFRNYRYPELTAHFLGYIGRISDRDQKKLEEEDLVSLYRGSTHIGKSGLESFYERQLHGAPGYQEVEKDAYGHVVRVLKTVPAKTGQTLRLAMDIRLQQEADRLMNGRRGAIVALNPQTGGVLAFVSKPSFDPNLFIDGIDSDTWKALNEDWQRPLINRVTQGLYPPGSTFKPFMGMALLESGKITQTTVVPAPGAWSIPGSRHLFRDSVRRGHGSANLSKAIQVSSDTFFYRLGYELGIDKTDPYLAEFGLGSPTGIDLPNEYKGILPSREWKAKRFAKSKDPKAREWHPSEMVSVSIGQGYNAYTPLQMAHATASLANDGVVYRPHLVKELLNHERREITLIDPKPERSIPFKQSNFEYVKQAMAKVLQPGGTAYRIGHGLPYTMGGKTGTAQVVQIKQGARYNAAALAEQHRDHAWFISFAPVEKPQIAIAVLLENGGWGASAAPLARSLTDYYLLTLKAGQAPAGAVQPADASAVQQENTPQTVTGAPASLPAASVFQQAYGVAGSVQTASGAAP; encoded by the coding sequence ATGGATAACAACCTCTACCAATACACCGGCCACGATCACGATGTGGCCAGCCGGCAACGCGATTTTGTGTTGCGGCTGGCCTTGGCGTTTGCCTTGATGGTGGTTTTGTTTGCGGTGCTTTTGGGCAGGTTTGTGTATCTGCAAGTGTTCAAACATCACGAATATGTGGCACAAGCCAACACCAACCGCATTTCTTTGGTGCCCACCCCGCCGATACGTGGGGAAATCGTCGATGCAAACGGTGTGGTGCTGGCCAGCAATTATCCCGCCTATTCGCTCGAAATCGTGCCCGGCGAAATCGAAGGCAAAATAGACGAAACCATCGAAGCTTTGCGGGCATATGTAGACATCACCGCCGGCGATTTGAAACGCTTTAAAAAATTCCGCGCCGAATACCGCTCTTTTGAAAACATTCCGCTCAAGCTCAAACTGCAACCCGACGAAGCCGCCCGCCTTTCCGCCCAGCTCTACCGTTTCAAAGGGGTGGAAATCAACGCGCGCACGTTCCGCAACTACCGTTATCCCGAATTAACGGCGCACTTTCTCGGCTACATCGGCCGCATCAGCGACCGCGACCAGAAAAAGCTTGAAGAAGAAGACCTTGTTTCGCTCTATCGCGGCAGCACCCACATCGGCAAGTCGGGCTTGGAAAGTTTTTACGAACGCCAGCTTCACGGTGCGCCCGGTTATCAGGAAGTGGAAAAAGATGCTTACGGCCATGTGGTGCGTGTGTTGAAAACCGTGCCCGCCAAAACCGGGCAAACGCTGCGGCTGGCCATGGATATCCGCCTCCAGCAAGAAGCCGACCGCCTGATGAACGGCCGGCGCGGTGCGATTGTCGCCCTCAATCCGCAAACGGGCGGCGTGCTGGCGTTTGTGTCCAAACCCTCGTTCGACCCCAATCTGTTTATCGACGGTATCGACAGCGACACCTGGAAAGCGCTCAACGAAGACTGGCAGCGCCCGCTCATCAACCGTGTTACGCAGGGTTTGTATCCGCCCGGCTCCACCTTCAAACCGTTTATGGGCATGGCCTTGCTCGAAAGCGGCAAAATCACCCAAACCACGGTGGTGCCCGCGCCCGGTGCGTGGAGCATTCCCGGCTCGCGCCACCTGTTCCGCGATTCGGTGCGCCGCGGCCACGGCTCGGCCAACCTGAGCAAAGCGATTCAAGTGTCGTCCGACACGTTTTTCTACCGCTTGGGCTACGAGCTGGGTATCGACAAAACCGACCCTTATCTGGCCGAATTCGGTTTGGGTTCGCCCACCGGCATTGATTTGCCCAACGAATACAAAGGCATTCTGCCCTCGCGCGAATGGAAAGCCAAACGTTTCGCCAAATCGAAAGACCCGAAAGCGCGCGAGTGGCATCCTTCCGAAATGGTTTCGGTGAGCATAGGCCAGGGCTATAACGCCTACACGCCCCTGCAAATGGCGCACGCCACCGCTTCGCTCGCCAACGACGGCGTGGTGTACCGCCCGCATCTGGTTAAAGAGCTGCTCAACCACGAGCGGCGCGAGATCACGCTGATCGACCCCAAACCCGAACGCAGCATTCCGTTCAAACAGAGCAATTTCGAATACGTTAAGCAAGCGATGGCCAAAGTGCTGCAACCGGGCGGAACCGCCTACCGCATCGGCCACGGCCTGCCATACACCATGGGCGGCAAAACCGGCACCGCACAAGTGGTGCAGATCAAACAGGGCGCGCGCTACAACGCCGCCGCGCTGGCCGAACAACACCGCGACCACGCTTGGTTTATTTCGTTCGCGCCGGTGGAAAAACCGCAAATCGCCATTGCCGTGCTGCTGGAAAACGGTGGCTGGGGCGCCAGCGCCGCACCGTTGGCGCGCAGCTTAACCGACTATTACCTGCTCACCCTGAAGGCAGGCCAAGCCCCGGCCGGCGCCGTCCAACCCGCCGACGCTTCCGCCGTGCAGCAGGAAAACACCCCGCAAACCGTAACCGGTGCCCCCGCCTCTTTGCCTGCGGCATCGGTGTTCCAACAAGCCTACGGCGTTGCCGGCAGCGTTCAGACGGCCTCAGGAGCAGCACCTTGA
- the rodA gene encoding rod shape-determining protein RodA — MDPWLFYAMLAVYIMSLFLLYSADGQDIGQLESKTLHTVLGFVLLWFIARTHPQTLAVFAPPMYIAGVVLLLGVHFFGVTVNGAQRWLDIGVVRIQPSEIMKIGLPMMVAWFFQRYEMSLRWYHYLAAIALVLVPGALILKQPDLGTAILIMASGLFVVFFAGLPWKVIFAAVIGFVAALPLIWNYGMHDYQKTRVLTLLDPTKDPLGAGYHILQSMIAIGSGGVWGKGWLNGTQTHLDYIPEATTDFIFAVYGEEFGLIGNILLLVIYLLILGRGLYIAAKAPTLYSRTLAGALTMTFFCYAFVNMGMVSGILPVVGVPLPLVSYGGTATLSIMVVLALLMGISNQRR; from the coding sequence ATGGATCCGTGGCTGTTTTACGCCATGCTGGCGGTTTACATCATGAGCCTGTTTCTGCTTTATTCCGCCGACGGCCAAGACATCGGCCAACTCGAAAGCAAAACCCTGCACACCGTATTGGGTTTCGTTTTGCTGTGGTTTATCGCCCGAACCCACCCGCAAACGCTGGCGGTGTTCGCCCCGCCCATGTATATCGCCGGCGTGGTGCTGCTTTTGGGCGTGCATTTTTTCGGCGTTACCGTCAACGGCGCGCAACGCTGGCTCGATATCGGCGTGGTGCGCATCCAGCCGTCTGAAATCATGAAAATCGGCCTGCCGATGATGGTGGCGTGGTTTTTCCAGCGTTATGAAATGTCGCTGCGCTGGTATCACTATCTGGCCGCCATCGCGCTGGTGCTGGTGCCGGGCGCGCTGATTCTGAAACAGCCCGACCTCGGCACCGCCATTCTGATTATGGCTTCGGGGCTGTTTGTGGTGTTTTTTGCCGGGCTGCCGTGGAAAGTGATTTTTGCCGCCGTTATCGGTTTTGTGGCCGCGCTGCCGCTGATTTGGAACTACGGCATGCACGATTATCAGAAAACGCGCGTGCTCACCCTGCTCGACCCCACCAAAGACCCGCTCGGCGCGGGCTACCATATTTTGCAGTCGATGATAGCCATCGGCTCGGGCGGCGTTTGGGGCAAGGGCTGGCTCAACGGCACGCAAACCCATCTCGACTATATCCCCGAAGCCACCACCGACTTTATTTTCGCCGTTTACGGCGAAGAATTCGGCCTAATCGGCAATATCCTGCTGCTGGTGATTTATCTGCTGATACTCGGGCGCGGCCTCTATATCGCCGCCAAAGCCCCCACGCTATACAGCCGCACGCTGGCAGGCGCACTCACGATGACGTTTTTCTGCTATGCTTTCGTCAACATGGGCATGGTCAGCGGCATTCTGCCCGTGGTGGGCGTGCCGCTGCCGCTGGTGAGCTACGGCGGCACCGCCACGCTGTCGATTATGGTGGTGCTGGCTTTGCTGATGGGCATCAGCAACCAGCGGCGCTGA
- a CDS encoding MarC family protein — MIGMEIGKLILAFMVLINPFGALSIYLDLTRNLSTRERRKVAQMASLTVLIAITAFTLTGGVMLRLFGISVGAFQVGGGILVLLIAISMMNQGNNPAKPDVGTDENNDITIRPKQMQNIGAIAVVPLAIPMMIGPGGISTVIIYASAAKHYKDTLSILAAGLIISLICYIVLMAAARVSKKLGDTGLTILNRIMGMLLAAVSVEIIVAGLKALFPQLSA, encoded by the coding sequence ATGATAGGCATGGAAATCGGCAAACTGATTCTGGCATTTATGGTGCTGATCAACCCCTTCGGCGCGCTGTCGATCTATCTCGACCTCACCCGCAACCTGAGCACGCGCGAGCGGCGCAAAGTGGCGCAGATGGCTTCGCTCACCGTGCTGATCGCCATCACCGCCTTCACCCTCACCGGCGGCGTGATGCTGCGGCTGTTCGGCATCAGCGTCGGCGCGTTTCAGGTGGGCGGCGGCATTTTGGTGCTGCTCATTGCCATTTCGATGATGAATCAGGGCAACAACCCTGCCAAACCCGATGTCGGCACCGATGAGAACAACGACATCACCATCCGCCCCAAACAAATGCAGAATATCGGCGCCATCGCCGTGGTGCCGCTGGCGATTCCCATGATGATAGGCCCGGGCGGCATTTCCACCGTGATTATTTATGCTTCGGCCGCCAAACACTATAAAGACACCCTGTCTATTTTGGCGGCCGGCCTGATTATCAGCCTGATCTGCTATATCGTGCTGATGGCCGCCGCCCGTGTGAGCAAAAAACTGGGCGACACCGGCCTCACCATTCTCAACCGCATCATGGGGATGCTGCTGGCCGCGGTATCGGTGGAAATCATCGTGGCCGGCCTGAAAGCCCTGTTTCCGCAGCTGAGTGCCTGA
- a CDS encoding M16 family metallopeptidase gives MLLLSRLLLFAAALFTAAAACAGRAEYIEGRLGNGLAYHIFKVPSADRRLVLRLQINAGTADENDGEEGIAHITEHMVFQSSPAFPQGLGSYLNAEGWQMGRHYNAQTGYHHTRYMLTPPYGRRQLKDALAVYRQILTPQTFSAADWAKEQQVVLSEWRGQQTLQHRLSRQHHALLYSGSRSARYAPIGSKTAIENAQAETANRFHNTWYGSNNAVLVVVGDINPKKAAAAIEEHLGRLKPTTLPERTAGEYEPKLTDAPHTARVHDKDNTETKLALVYRFNNAPSQSSGSLAHYHRLLDNFAAHTISRRLQNMGQPVSFKLGNIGKQTGSLGFYADAAADTQQETLNLLHQAVEAVRQQPAGDEETAAYRKVLHNHMRTVPALPDDLPQIVQLADDTVLAGKPVPTPDNQAVERGQLYRISAAAVNKRIAEWLNAPDRLTIIQAPEGVPALAGQPPRPAPAAAESKRNRPETAPTAANTAVTATTAFPQHKGQGRLMSEGFDNHNKVSYLQFSNGDKAVLLQKAVAGGKIYFRAVADGGYQQSSLGAWQAQLAADVVSHSSPANFGGQSLKQWQQQQGIAYRYRLESDRQTTDIQAPQQTFEALLQLYRSRQTDPAAEHWQSTLETAALRHPVYLQSVPGRQEQELELLRYGRPESRAQNSGEIRALTQTALLQQWRQLASAPATYYVVSNMPSEKIKPLLVQYLADIPRRAAENRPTELLTGATLRRAAINDTGGTDINAWSWQPFYDWTPDTSEQIPLLVNLANARLKDELRSRNQSTYGVKFTALPQPVYNRVESNLFFSTPPAQAAEAWQTAQQVLERLPENISKNEADNLQQLFIEQEAKRQQNPEIWLERLAASHRRYGDARYLSRLPELHRTIIQTRLRQTAKLLWHTPNARVLLVDPVQIE, from the coding sequence ATGCTCTTACTTTCGCGTTTGCTGCTGTTCGCCGCAGCACTCTTCACAGCCGCCGCTGCGTGCGCAGGCCGGGCCGAATATATCGAAGGCAGGCTCGGCAACGGCTTGGCCTACCATATTTTCAAAGTGCCTTCCGCCGACCGCCGCCTGGTGCTGCGCCTGCAAATCAACGCAGGCACCGCCGACGAAAACGACGGCGAAGAAGGCATCGCCCATATCACCGAACACATGGTGTTCCAAAGCTCTCCCGCGTTTCCGCAAGGCTTGGGCAGTTACCTCAATGCCGAAGGCTGGCAGATGGGGCGGCACTACAATGCCCAAACCGGCTACCACCACACCCGCTACATGCTCACGCCGCCCTACGGCAGGCGGCAGCTTAAAGACGCTTTAGCCGTTTACCGGCAGATTCTCACCCCGCAAACCTTTTCCGCCGCCGATTGGGCCAAAGAACAACAAGTGGTGCTGAGCGAATGGCGCGGCCAGCAAACCCTTCAACACCGCTTAAGCCGGCAACACCACGCCCTGCTGTACAGCGGCTCGCGCAGCGCGCGCTATGCCCCCATCGGCAGCAAAACCGCCATCGAAAACGCGCAGGCAGAAACAGCCAACCGCTTCCACAACACATGGTATGGCAGTAACAACGCCGTGTTGGTGGTGGTTGGCGACATCAACCCTAAAAAAGCAGCAGCCGCCATCGAAGAGCACTTAGGCCGTCTGAAACCCACAACCCTGCCCGAGCGCACCGCCGGCGAATACGAACCCAAACTCACCGATGCACCGCACACCGCCCGCGTGCACGATAAAGACAACACCGAAACCAAACTAGCATTGGTTTACCGCTTCAACAACGCCCCCTCGCAAAGCAGCGGCAGCCTAGCCCATTACCACCGCCTGCTGGACAACTTCGCCGCCCACACCATCAGCCGCCGCCTGCAAAACATGGGGCAGCCCGTCTCTTTCAAACTTGGCAACATCGGCAAACAAACCGGTTCGCTGGGTTTTTATGCCGATGCCGCCGCAGATACACAGCAAGAAACACTCAACCTGCTCCACCAAGCCGTCGAAGCCGTCCGGCAGCAGCCCGCCGGCGACGAAGAAACCGCCGCCTACCGCAAAGTGCTGCACAACCATATGCGCACCGTGCCCGCACTGCCCGACGACTTACCGCAAATCGTGCAACTGGCCGACGACACCGTGTTGGCCGGCAAGCCCGTGCCCACGCCCGACAACCAGGCCGTCGAGCGCGGCCAGCTTTACCGCATCAGTGCCGCCGCCGTTAACAAACGCATCGCCGAATGGCTGAACGCACCCGACCGCCTCACCATCATCCAAGCCCCCGAAGGCGTTCCCGCCCTTGCCGGCCAACCGCCCCGGCCTGCCCCGGCGGCAGCCGAATCCAAACGCAACCGGCCGGAAACAGCCCCAACCGCCGCAAACACCGCCGTAACCGCAACAACTGCTTTCCCGCAACACAAAGGGCAAGGCAGGCTGATGTCGGAAGGTTTCGACAACCACAATAAAGTCAGCTACCTGCAATTTAGCAACGGCGACAAAGCCGTGCTACTGCAAAAAGCCGTGGCGGGCGGCAAAATCTATTTCAGAGCCGTGGCCGACGGCGGCTACCAACAAAGCAGCCTCGGCGCGTGGCAGGCACAGTTGGCGGCCGATGTGGTTTCCCATTCCTCCCCCGCCAACTTCGGCGGCCAATCTCTCAAACAATGGCAGCAACAGCAAGGCATCGCTTACCGCTACCGCCTTGAAAGCGACCGCCAAACCACCGATATCCAAGCGCCGCAGCAAACGTTCGAAGCCCTGCTGCAACTTTACCGCAGCCGCCAAACCGACCCTGCCGCCGAACACTGGCAAAGCACGCTCGAAACCGCCGCCCTGCGCCACCCCGTTTACCTGCAATCCGTGCCCGGGCGGCAAGAGCAGGAATTGGAACTGCTGCGCTACGGCCGCCCCGAAAGCCGCGCGCAAAACAGCGGGGAAATCCGCGCGCTCACCCAAACCGCCCTGCTGCAACAATGGCGGCAACTGGCCTCGGCCCCCGCAACGTATTATGTTGTCAGCAATATGCCGTCTGAAAAAATCAAACCGCTGCTGGTGCAATATCTGGCCGATATTCCGCGCCGCGCCGCCGAAAACCGCCCGACCGAACTTTTAACAGGCGCCACTTTGCGCCGCGCCGCCATCAACGACACCGGCGGCACCGACATCAACGCTTGGTCTTGGCAGCCCTTCTACGACTGGACACCCGATACTTCCGAGCAGATTCCGCTGCTGGTCAACCTCGCCAACGCCCGCCTGAAAGACGAGCTGCGCAGCCGCAACCAAAGCACCTACGGCGTAAAGTTCACCGCCCTGCCGCAGCCCGTTTATAACCGCGTAGAAAGCAACCTGTTTTTCAGCACGCCCCCTGCCCAAGCGGCCGAAGCATGGCAAACCGCCCAGCAGGTGTTGGAACGTCTGCCCGAAAACATCAGCAAAAACGAAGCCGACAACCTGCAACAACTGTTTATCGAACAAGAAGCGAAGCGGCAGCAAAACCCCGAAATCTGGCTGGAAAGGCTGGCCGCCAGCCACCGCCGCTATGGTGATGCCCGCTACCTCAGCCGCTTGCCCGAACTGCACCGGACCATCATCCAAACCCGCCTGCGCCAAACCGCCAAACTGCTGTGGCACACCCCGAACGCACGCGTGCTGCTGGTGGACCCGGTACAAATAGAATAG